The Mycolicibacterium mageritense genome contains a region encoding:
- a CDS encoding ABC transporter substrate-binding protein encodes MGTVLSRRRLLGGAAGLAAAGGVLGLADLAQAALRQPAGNTGGLRVGYLPITDAAPLLVAHHSGLYAPGAVSSEKPVLFRSWAALAEAFITGHVDVVHLLMPMAVQLRYTLGGGVRVLGWNHTNGSSLTVAPHIGELSDLAGSQVAIPFWWSIHNIVLQQLLRAHGLRPVVRRSASRAQRTVELIVMSPSDMVPALADRSIGGYVVADPFNAMAQIKKIGRIHTFLGDVWRDHACCVLVTRDDVIARRPQAVQALTDGVVTAQRWIDGNRAAAAADLAGGRYLPQPVPAVQLALTYPNPPGRLTHPDWQPQRLGYQPFPFPSFTRTLVEAMGDTVVDGNRRFLDRIEAGRVHAELVDDAFVRRSLAAQGGPQAFGLPADLARTEQVEPL; translated from the coding sequence ATGGGGACGGTGCTGTCGCGGCGCAGGCTATTGGGCGGCGCCGCGGGTCTGGCGGCTGCCGGTGGCGTCCTCGGGCTGGCGGACCTCGCGCAGGCCGCGCTGCGGCAGCCCGCCGGGAACACGGGTGGCCTGAGGGTGGGGTATCTGCCGATCACGGACGCGGCCCCGCTGCTCGTGGCGCATCACTCAGGCCTCTACGCGCCAGGCGCCGTGAGCTCTGAAAAGCCCGTGCTGTTCCGCAGCTGGGCGGCATTGGCCGAGGCGTTCATCACGGGTCACGTCGACGTCGTCCACCTGCTCATGCCGATGGCGGTTCAGTTGCGCTACACCCTCGGCGGTGGCGTGCGGGTACTGGGCTGGAACCACACCAACGGATCGTCGCTCACCGTGGCGCCGCACATCGGTGAGCTGTCAGACCTGGCCGGCTCACAGGTGGCCATCCCGTTCTGGTGGTCGATCCACAACATCGTGCTGCAGCAACTGCTACGGGCCCACGGGTTACGACCCGTGGTGCGGCGCAGCGCGTCTCGCGCGCAGCGCACGGTGGAGCTGATCGTCATGAGCCCTTCGGACATGGTGCCCGCTTTGGCTGATCGGTCCATCGGCGGCTACGTGGTCGCCGATCCGTTCAACGCCATGGCGCAGATCAAGAAGATCGGCCGGATCCACACGTTCCTCGGCGATGTATGGCGCGATCACGCGTGCTGCGTGCTGGTCACGCGTGACGACGTGATCGCACGGCGGCCGCAGGCCGTGCAGGCCCTCACCGACGGTGTCGTCACCGCGCAGCGGTGGATCGACGGCAACCGGGCCGCCGCGGCAGCGGATCTGGCAGGCGGACGCTATCTGCCCCAACCGGTGCCCGCGGTACAGCTTGCACTGACGTATCCGAACCCGCCCGGCCGGCTGACGCACCCCGATTGGCAGCCGCAGCGGCTCGGCTATCAGCCTTTCCCGTTCCCGAGCTTCACCCGCACGCTCGTCGAGGCCATGGGCGACACCGTCGTCGACGGAAACCGGCGGTTTCTCGACCGCATCGAGGCCGGCCGCGTGCACGCCGAACTCGTCGACGACGCATTCGTGCGCAGATCCCTTGCCGCGCAGGGCGGCCCGCAAGCCTTCGGGCTTCCTGCCGACCTCGCCCGAACCGAACAGGTGGAACCGCTATGA
- a CDS encoding ABC transporter permease yields the protein MTTAPAASPALDRRPGGWARALPPLSAVIAAVVVWWVITTVISAPQSLLRQAAPQRVLPALADLLGRGVLLSDTGISLWRLLIGLLVAAVVGIPVGLSIGLSATAERATAPVVQFLRMISPLSWAPIAVAVFGIGNEPVIFLIAAAAVWPVVINTAAGVHAIEPGYLDVARSFHATRIELLKAVVLPAVRGHVLTGLRIALGIGWVVLVPAEMLGVRSGLGYQVLNARDQLAYDQVVAVIVVIGSLGYLLDLVARRVLAVRT from the coding sequence ATGACCACGGCCCCGGCAGCATCTCCCGCGCTCGATCGCCGCCCCGGCGGCTGGGCGCGGGCACTGCCACCGCTGAGCGCCGTCATCGCCGCGGTCGTGGTGTGGTGGGTGATCACCACGGTGATCAGCGCACCGCAATCGCTGCTGCGGCAGGCGGCGCCGCAACGTGTGCTGCCAGCTCTGGCCGACCTGCTCGGCCGCGGAGTGCTGTTGTCGGACACCGGGATCAGCCTGTGGCGTCTGCTCATCGGGCTGCTTGTCGCGGCCGTCGTCGGGATTCCGGTCGGATTGTCGATCGGCCTGAGTGCCACCGCGGAACGCGCCACCGCGCCCGTCGTGCAGTTCCTGCGGATGATCTCGCCGCTGTCCTGGGCGCCGATCGCGGTCGCGGTGTTCGGCATCGGCAACGAACCGGTGATCTTCCTGATCGCCGCGGCCGCGGTGTGGCCCGTCGTGATCAACACGGCCGCAGGCGTACATGCCATCGAGCCCGGTTATCTCGACGTGGCGCGCTCGTTTCACGCCACCCGCATCGAACTGCTGAAGGCCGTCGTGCTGCCCGCAGTGCGCGGACATGTGCTGACCGGGCTGCGCATCGCGCTCGGCATCGGCTGGGTGGTCCTGGTGCCCGCCGAGATGCTCGGGGTTCGCTCGGGACTCGGCTACCAGGTGCTCAACGCCCGCGATCAGCTGGCCTACGACCAAGTTGTCGCGGTCATCGTGGTGATCGGGAGTCTCGGGTACCTGCTGGACCTGGTGGCGCGGCGGGTGCTGGCCGTCCGCACGTAG
- a CDS encoding GntR family transcriptional regulator, whose translation MSQPEPTPIRRPRADQARQVADVLRHQIHDGTYDGGLPSEAELAAEFFVSRNTVREALSVLKNEGLIDRGTKVGTHVAARKFDHGLDALVGLKETFKDYGEVRNEVRAVLKLAAPPAVARKLALDPGTQVVYVERLRYLGDLPLSLDLTYLVPDIGEQVIGHDLETNDVFALIEQVSGQRLGGATFALEAVSADPHSAATLQVPDGSALLMAERLTSLDDGRPVDLEYIRMRGDRITMRGNLVRGTP comes from the coding sequence ATGTCGCAGCCCGAGCCGACACCCATCCGACGTCCGCGCGCCGATCAGGCCCGCCAGGTCGCCGACGTCCTGCGCCACCAGATTCACGACGGTACCTACGACGGTGGCCTGCCGAGCGAGGCCGAACTGGCCGCCGAGTTCTTCGTGTCCCGCAACACCGTCAGAGAAGCGCTCTCGGTGCTCAAGAACGAGGGGCTCATCGACCGCGGTACCAAGGTCGGAACCCATGTGGCGGCCCGCAAATTCGATCATGGCCTCGATGCCCTGGTGGGGCTGAAAGAGACCTTCAAGGACTACGGCGAGGTTCGCAACGAGGTCCGCGCGGTGCTCAAGCTCGCCGCGCCGCCTGCCGTCGCCCGCAAGCTGGCGCTGGATCCGGGCACCCAAGTGGTGTATGTCGAGCGCCTGCGGTACCTCGGTGATCTGCCGCTGTCGTTGGACCTGACGTATCTGGTTCCCGACATCGGCGAGCAGGTCATCGGCCACGATCTGGAAACCAACGACGTCTTCGCGCTCATCGAGCAGGTCAGCGGGCAGCGGCTCGGCGGCGCCACGTTCGCGCTCGAGGCGGTCTCGGCCGACCCACACTCGGCGGCGACCCTGCAGGTGCCCGACGGTTCGGCCCTGCTGATGGCCGAACGCCTCACGAGCCTCGACGACGGCAGGCCCGTCGACCTTGAGTACATCAGAATGCGCGGTGACCGGATCACCATGCGCGGCAACCTCGTTAGGGGCACTCCATGA
- a CDS encoding 4Fe-4S dicluster domain-containing protein: MTLVNQRADVPVTIDESLCIEGCTLCVDVCPMDSLAINPDNGKAYMHVDECWYCGPCAARCPTGAVTVNMPYLIR; this comes from the coding sequence ATGACCCTGGTCAACCAGCGCGCCGACGTTCCGGTGACGATCGACGAGTCCCTGTGCATCGAGGGCTGCACGCTGTGCGTCGACGTGTGCCCGATGGATTCGCTGGCCATCAACCCGGACAACGGCAAGGCCTACATGCACGTCGACGAGTGCTGGTACTGCGGGCCGTGCGCGGCCCGTTGCCCCACCGGAGCCGTCACCGTCAACATGCCGTATCTGATCCGTTAG
- a CDS encoding ABC transporter substrate-binding protein, which produces MKTALIALTAGITLATAGCSLDSATQSADTVDVVIGYQSKTINTVTAGTLLRAQGYLEHRLADITKNTGTKYNVTWQDYDTGAPITAQMVAEKIDIGSMGDYPMLINGSKTQANERAKTEIVSVTGYNPKGGLNMVVVAPNSPARTLTDLAGQKVSASVGSAGHGMLVQALGKAGVDPKTGVEVLNQQPQVGASSLESGQVQALSQFVAWPGLLVQQGKAKLLYDGAELNYPTLHGVVVRRAYAADHPEVLDAFLQAQLDATDFLNTKPLEAARIVAEGSGLPQEVVYLYNGPGGTSFDPTLKPALVNALKGDVPYLKSIDNFADLDIAGFVQDGPLREAFAARGQDYDKALNTATNPSALSGRDPVCKTAVDNPATASELWLQGSDTTSAAANPTCLLKAIREAEARGATVRAAYVPDAELGTRWFADKSVWVRDGANHLPFGTVAGAQRYTTAHPGSVVVDYQQALAGAV; this is translated from the coding sequence GTGAAAACAGCCCTGATCGCACTCACCGCAGGCATTACCCTCGCAACGGCCGGATGTTCGCTGGACTCGGCCACGCAATCCGCCGATACCGTCGATGTCGTCATCGGCTATCAGTCCAAGACCATCAACACCGTGACGGCCGGAACCCTGCTGCGCGCACAGGGTTACCTCGAACATCGACTGGCCGACATCACCAAGAACACGGGCACCAAATACAACGTGACGTGGCAGGACTACGACACCGGCGCGCCCATCACCGCGCAGATGGTCGCCGAGAAGATCGACATCGGGTCGATGGGTGACTACCCGATGCTGATCAACGGCTCCAAGACCCAGGCGAACGAACGGGCCAAGACCGAGATCGTCTCGGTCACCGGATACAACCCCAAGGGCGGGTTGAACATGGTTGTGGTGGCGCCGAACTCACCGGCGCGGACGCTGACCGACCTGGCGGGCCAGAAGGTCTCGGCCAGCGTCGGCTCGGCCGGTCACGGCATGCTGGTCCAGGCGCTCGGCAAGGCGGGCGTCGATCCCAAGACCGGCGTCGAGGTGCTCAACCAGCAGCCGCAGGTCGGCGCGTCATCCCTGGAATCCGGTCAGGTGCAGGCACTTTCGCAGTTCGTGGCATGGCCGGGGCTGTTGGTTCAGCAGGGCAAGGCCAAACTGCTCTACGACGGTGCCGAGCTGAACTATCCGACCCTGCACGGTGTCGTGGTGCGCCGCGCCTACGCGGCGGATCACCCGGAGGTGCTCGACGCGTTCCTGCAGGCCCAGCTCGACGCCACCGACTTCCTCAACACCAAGCCGCTGGAGGCCGCGCGGATCGTGGCCGAGGGCAGCGGGCTGCCGCAGGAGGTGGTCTACCTCTACAACGGGCCCGGTGGCACCTCGTTCGACCCGACGCTCAAACCGGCACTGGTGAACGCGCTCAAAGGCGATGTGCCATATCTCAAGTCGATCGACAACTTCGCCGACCTCGACATCGCGGGCTTCGTGCAGGACGGCCCGTTGCGAGAAGCTTTCGCGGCCCGCGGCCAGGACTACGACAAGGCGCTGAACACGGCCACCAATCCGTCGGCACTGAGCGGTCGGGATCCGGTCTGCAAGACCGCGGTCGACAACCCGGCCACTGCGAGCGAACTGTGGCTGCAGGGATCGGACACCACGTCCGCGGCGGCCAACCCGACCTGCCTGCTCAAGGCCATCCGGGAAGCCGAAGCGCGCGGTGCCACGGTGCGGGCCGCCTACGTTCCCGACGCCGAACTGGGCACCAGATGGTTCGCCGACAAGTCGGTGTGGGTTCGAGACGGCGCGAACCATCTGCCCTTCGGCACGGTGGCCGGGGCCCAGCGCTACACGACGGCGCATCCGGGCAGCGTGGTCGTCGACTACCAGCAGGCCCTGGCAGGTGCGGTGTGA
- a CDS encoding ABC transporter permease, which produces MTTTDAAPAAVVEAPATAVTRRESSPWPHRLVRLASVLAAVGLWQLLTANNIRLGLRFDTLPTVTEIAAALANRLGTQEYWLDLGQSLIRILTGFGLAAVIGVVTGILLGRSTVFADVFGPLTELARPIPAIAMVPVAILLFPTDEAGIVFITFLAAYFPIMVSVRHAVRALPTIWEDSVRTLGGGRFDVLRRVVLPGILPGLFGGLSVGMGVAWICVISAEMISGRLGVGYRTWQAYTVLNYPDVFVGIITIGVLGFGTAAAVELIGRRATRWLPRAEEAGR; this is translated from the coding sequence GTGACCACCACTGACGCCGCGCCCGCCGCCGTCGTCGAGGCACCCGCGACCGCTGTCACGAGGCGGGAGTCCTCACCGTGGCCGCATCGACTTGTGCGGCTGGCCTCGGTCCTCGCCGCCGTCGGGCTGTGGCAACTGCTGACCGCCAACAACATCCGGCTCGGGCTTCGCTTCGACACGCTGCCCACCGTCACCGAGATCGCCGCGGCACTGGCCAACCGGCTCGGCACGCAGGAGTACTGGCTCGACCTGGGCCAGTCACTGATCCGGATTCTCACCGGATTCGGGCTGGCTGCCGTGATCGGCGTGGTGACCGGCATCCTGCTGGGCCGCTCCACGGTGTTCGCCGACGTGTTCGGGCCGCTGACCGAACTGGCCCGGCCCATCCCGGCCATCGCGATGGTGCCGGTCGCGATCCTGTTGTTCCCGACCGACGAGGCCGGAATCGTGTTCATCACGTTCCTGGCGGCCTACTTCCCGATCATGGTCAGCGTGCGCCACGCCGTGCGCGCCCTGCCGACCATCTGGGAGGACTCGGTGCGCACGCTGGGCGGCGGCAGGTTCGACGTCCTGCGCCGCGTCGTGCTGCCCGGCATCCTGCCCGGACTGTTCGGCGGACTGTCGGTGGGCATGGGCGTGGCCTGGATCTGCGTCATCTCGGCCGAGATGATCTCGGGCCGGCTCGGGGTGGGATACCGCACGTGGCAGGCCTACACGGTGCTGAACTATCCCGACGTGTTCGTCGGCATCATCACCATCGGCGTGCTCGGGTTCGGCACCGCGGCGGCCGTCGAACTGATCGGGCGCCGCGCCACCCGGTGGCTGCCCCGAGCCGAGGAGGCCGGACGATGA
- a CDS encoding ABC transporter ATP-binding protein has protein sequence MTTTLAGAGMRLELDAITLSYTGSPVIADLSLVVEPGEILVLTGPSGCGKSTLLRALTGLLRPDAGRVLADGAVVTTTSRDRGMVFQDSALLPWRTVRSNIELALQLRGEPKSTRRDRAERWISEVGLTGFGDYLPKSLSGGMRQRVQLARGLAGAPRAVMMDEPFAALDTQTRAAMQRLLIDTWRAHPTTVVFVTHDVDEALILGDRVAVLGRAGRPLRAVVDVPAPRTDVQRSALRAEIIAALEQS, from the coding sequence ATGACCACGACACTGGCCGGCGCCGGCATGCGGCTGGAACTCGACGCAATCACGTTGTCCTACACGGGCTCCCCGGTGATCGCCGACCTGAGCCTGGTGGTGGAGCCCGGCGAGATCCTGGTGCTGACCGGGCCGTCCGGGTGCGGCAAGTCGACCTTGCTGCGAGCGCTGACCGGGCTGTTGCGGCCCGACGCGGGCCGGGTGCTCGCCGACGGGGCCGTGGTCACCACGACCTCGCGGGACCGCGGCATGGTGTTCCAGGACAGTGCGCTGTTGCCTTGGCGCACAGTGCGTTCCAACATCGAGCTGGCATTGCAGCTGCGGGGGGAACCCAAATCGACGCGCCGCGACCGCGCCGAACGCTGGATCAGCGAGGTCGGGCTGACCGGATTCGGCGATTATCTCCCCAAGAGTCTGTCCGGCGGTATGCGGCAACGGGTCCAGCTGGCGCGCGGGCTGGCCGGCGCACCCCGCGCGGTCATGATGGACGAGCCGTTCGCGGCGTTGGACACTCAGACGCGCGCGGCCATGCAGCGGCTGCTGATCGACACCTGGCGCGCGCATCCCACCACGGTCGTGTTCGTCACCCACGACGTCGACGAGGCGTTGATACTCGGCGACCGCGTCGCCGTGCTGGGCCGGGCCGGCCGGCCGCTGCGCGCTGTCGTCGACGTGCCCGCGCCGCGCACCGATGTCCAACGTTCGGCGCTGCGCGCCGAAATCATTGCCGCACTGGAGCAATCATGA
- a CDS encoding fumarate reductase/succinate dehydrogenase flavoprotein subunit, which yields MTEAFEIPDVSDAVRLDCDVLVIGGGTAGTMAALTAAEHGAQVLLLEKAHVRHSGALAMGMDGVNNAVIPGKAEPEDYVAEITRANDGIVNQRTIYQTATRGFAMVQRLERYGVKFEKDEHGEYAVRRVHRSGSYVLPMPEGKDVKKALYRVLRQRSMREKIRIENRFMPVRVLTDDTGRAVGAAAFNTRTGEFVTVGAKAVILATGACGRLGLPASGYLYGTYENPTNAGDGYAMAYHAGAELSGIECFQVNPLIKDYNGPACAYVANPFGGYQVNALGERFVDSDYWSGQMMAEVKQEIESARGPIYLKVSHLPDETLTALENILHTTERPTRGTFHANRGHDYRSHDIEMHISEIGLCSGHSASGVWVDEHARTTVAGLYAAGDLACVPHNYMIGAFVYGDLAGEHAASTLADLPAPVDLPADQVQQAHELIYRPLRQPDGPPQPQVEFKLRRFVNDYVAPPKTATKLSIAVQTFDRMIAEVQGIGARTPHELMRAAEVSFIRDCAEMAARSSLTRTESRWGLYHDRADLPERDDEKWRYHLNLRKAADGTMEFLKRPVEPYFVPVPDLEHLPSEGDAIAVAQPHLHGGRAPAAERSRVRAEPSGQPPSPRIAAVLALEEPTLAQLDGYLADPDPGVRRTAVATLVEHLPDGYQVALQHALGDDDVRVRLETADAVRELVEVLPDPGAFASGLDSPDPVVRAATVYLLSARRAGDASAYRAALTDADHRVRIEAVRALVSVDDTEGVAAATRDENREVRIAAANGLATLQSGADAVRVLLVDPDPLVRAAALASLGAVGCDDADVPSIQRALGESAWQIRQGAARALAGAQPAIAVPTLSQALADQHLDVRKAAVLSLSRWADTETAAREALAGALDDGDADVRAYARQALSRAG from the coding sequence ATGACCGAAGCCTTTGAGATCCCCGACGTCTCCGACGCGGTCCGGCTGGACTGCGACGTCCTGGTGATCGGCGGCGGAACCGCGGGCACCATGGCCGCGTTGACGGCCGCTGAGCACGGGGCGCAGGTGCTGCTGCTGGAGAAGGCGCACGTCCGGCACTCGGGGGCGCTTGCGATGGGCATGGACGGGGTCAACAACGCCGTCATCCCCGGCAAGGCCGAACCCGAGGACTACGTCGCCGAGATCACCCGGGCCAACGACGGAATCGTCAATCAACGCACCATCTATCAGACCGCGACGCGGGGCTTCGCGATGGTGCAGCGCCTGGAGCGCTACGGCGTGAAGTTCGAGAAGGACGAGCACGGCGAGTACGCGGTGCGGCGGGTCCACCGGTCCGGGTCTTATGTGCTGCCGATGCCAGAGGGCAAGGACGTCAAGAAGGCGCTCTACCGCGTGCTGCGCCAGCGCTCGATGCGGGAGAAGATCCGCATCGAGAACCGGTTCATGCCGGTGCGGGTGCTCACCGACGACACGGGGCGGGCCGTGGGTGCGGCCGCGTTCAACACGCGCACGGGAGAATTCGTCACCGTCGGCGCCAAGGCCGTGATCCTGGCGACCGGTGCGTGTGGGCGGTTGGGCCTGCCCGCGTCGGGCTACCTGTACGGCACCTACGAGAACCCGACCAACGCGGGCGACGGGTATGCCATGGCCTATCACGCCGGCGCCGAACTCTCGGGGATCGAGTGTTTCCAGGTCAATCCGTTGATCAAGGACTACAACGGGCCGGCGTGTGCCTACGTGGCCAATCCGTTCGGCGGGTATCAGGTCAATGCGCTGGGGGAGCGGTTCGTCGACTCCGACTACTGGTCCGGTCAGATGATGGCCGAGGTCAAACAGGAGATCGAATCGGCGCGCGGCCCCATCTATCTCAAGGTCAGTCACCTGCCGGACGAGACCCTGACCGCGCTCGAGAACATCCTGCACACCACCGAGCGGCCCACGCGCGGCACCTTCCACGCCAATCGGGGCCACGACTACCGCAGCCACGACATCGAGATGCACATCTCCGAGATCGGGCTGTGCTCGGGGCATTCGGCGTCGGGGGTGTGGGTCGACGAGCACGCCCGCACCACGGTCGCGGGCCTGTATGCGGCCGGTGACCTGGCATGTGTGCCGCACAACTACATGATCGGGGCGTTCGTCTACGGCGATCTCGCCGGCGAGCACGCGGCCTCGACGCTCGCGGATCTGCCTGCGCCGGTGGACCTTCCGGCCGACCAGGTGCAGCAGGCGCACGAGCTGATCTACCGGCCACTGCGCCAGCCGGACGGCCCGCCGCAGCCACAGGTGGAGTTCAAGTTGCGCCGCTTCGTCAACGACTACGTGGCGCCGCCCAAAACCGCGACCAAGCTGTCGATCGCGGTGCAGACATTCGACCGGATGATCGCCGAGGTGCAGGGCATCGGTGCCAGGACTCCGCACGAGTTGATGCGGGCCGCGGAGGTGTCGTTCATCCGGGACTGTGCCGAGATGGCGGCCCGGTCATCGCTGACGCGCACAGAATCACGGTGGGGGCTCTATCACGACCGCGCCGACCTGCCAGAGCGCGACGACGAGAAGTGGCGCTATCACTTGAACCTCCGCAAGGCCGCCGACGGCACGATGGAGTTTCTCAAGCGCCCCGTCGAACCGTACTTCGTGCCGGTCCCGGACCTCGAACACCTGCCGTCCGAAGGCGACGCGATCGCGGTGGCCCAGCCGCACCTGCACGGCGGCCGCGCGCCCGCCGCCGAGCGCTCCCGGGTCCGCGCCGAGCCGTCCGGTCAGCCGCCGTCCCCGCGGATCGCCGCGGTGCTGGCGCTGGAGGAGCCGACGCTGGCGCAGCTCGACGGGTACCTGGCCGACCCTGATCCCGGCGTGCGGCGCACTGCGGTCGCGACGCTCGTCGAGCACCTTCCCGACGGCTATCAGGTGGCGCTGCAGCACGCGCTCGGCGACGACGACGTACGGGTGCGGCTCGAAACTGCCGACGCGGTGCGCGAACTCGTGGAGGTGCTGCCGGATCCGGGGGCATTCGCGTCCGGACTGGATTCACCGGACCCCGTGGTGCGGGCTGCCACGGTCTATCTGCTCAGTGCGCGGCGGGCCGGTGACGCGAGCGCCTACCGGGCGGCGCTGACCGACGCCGATCACCGGGTGCGCATCGAGGCGGTCCGCGCGCTCGTGTCCGTCGACGACACGGAGGGCGTGGCCGCCGCGACGCGCGACGAGAACCGCGAGGTGCGGATTGCCGCGGCCAATGGACTGGCCACGCTGCAATCCGGCGCCGACGCGGTGCGGGTGCTGCTGGTAGATCCGGACCCGTTGGTGCGGGCCGCCGCCCTGGCCTCGCTGGGTGCGGTCGGCTGCGACGACGCCGATGTGCCGAGCATCCAGCGGGCGCTGGGCGAATCGGCCTGGCAGATCCGGCAGGGCGCGGCGCGGGCACTGGCGGGTGCCCAGCCCGCGATCGCGGTGCCGACGCTGTCGCAGGCCCTGGCCGATCAGCATCTCGACGTGCGCAAGGCCGCGGTGTTGAGCCTGAGCCGATGGGCCGACACGGAGACCGCGGCGCGTGAGGCACTCGCCGGCGCCCTCGACGACGGCGACGCCGACGTCCGGGCCTACGCGCGTCAGGCGCTGTCCCGCGCGGGCTGA